From Hymenobacter sedentarius, a single genomic window includes:
- a CDS encoding tetratricopeptide repeat protein, with product MKKTFLTFAAATVLAAGLPTLASAQNSAVTNAILNQRTGLLDKARADIDKAIVNEKTSTKAKTWFTRGEIYQAMMESPIYSKQLQPGEGLQKAYESYAKTIELDTKTGEFGKQAVTRMDNLYGRAFNDAVASYNAKEYDKAIANYKLASQIKPQDTTAVLYSAYASEAKQDLAGAKASYNQLLGMNYKSVNVYARLLQLAKQQGDNAEAAKILQQALAAYPTNKAFMLEDLNMSLASGKGEDALGKINKAIAADPTNSNLYAVRGSMYDQQKKTDLALADYKKAVELDPNNFDAQFNLGVYNYNRAADAYTKASKMDLKTYQTSGKKYEAEGKKYFEASVPYFEKALQLQPNDRNTLSSLQKVYFRLGRTADSERLNAKLKSLGK from the coding sequence ATGAAGAAGACTTTTTTGACGTTTGCCGCGGCCACCGTGCTGGCAGCTGGTTTGCCTACGCTTGCGTCGGCCCAAAATTCGGCAGTGACCAATGCCATCCTGAACCAGCGCACCGGCCTGCTCGACAAAGCCCGCGCTGATATCGATAAGGCCATTGTGAATGAAAAGACCAGCACCAAAGCCAAAACCTGGTTTACGCGCGGTGAAATTTACCAGGCTATGATGGAAAGCCCCATCTACAGCAAGCAGCTTCAACCTGGTGAGGGCCTGCAGAAGGCTTATGAGTCGTATGCCAAAACCATCGAGCTGGACACCAAAACCGGTGAATTTGGCAAGCAGGCAGTGACTAGAATGGACAATCTGTACGGTCGTGCTTTCAACGACGCCGTGGCGAGTTACAATGCCAAGGAGTACGACAAGGCCATTGCCAACTACAAGCTGGCTTCCCAAATTAAGCCTCAAGACACGACTGCAGTGCTCTATTCGGCCTATGCGTCGGAAGCCAAGCAGGATTTGGCCGGTGCCAAAGCCAGCTACAACCAGCTGCTGGGCATGAATTACAAATCGGTGAACGTGTACGCTCGTTTGCTGCAATTGGCTAAACAGCAAGGTGACAATGCCGAAGCTGCTAAGATTCTTCAGCAGGCCTTGGCGGCTTATCCCACCAACAAGGCCTTCATGCTGGAAGACTTGAACATGTCGTTGGCCAGTGGAAAAGGTGAAGATGCGTTAGGCAAAATCAACAAAGCAATTGCCGCTGACCCAACTAATTCGAACCTTTATGCGGTTCGTGGTTCGATGTACGACCAGCAGAAGAAAACGGACCTGGCCTTGGCTGATTACAAAAAGGCTGTTGAATTGGACCCAAATAATTTCGATGCCCAGTTCAATCTTGGCGTCTACAATTATAACCGAGCTGCCGACGCTTACACGAAGGCAAGCAAAATGGACCTAAAAACCTATCAGACGTCGGGTAAGAAATATGAGGCTGAGGGCAAGAAGTATTTCGAAGCTTCGGTGCCGTACTTTGAAAAGGCTTTGCAGTTGCAGCCCAATGACCGTAACACGCTCTCATCGTTGCAGAAAGTGTACTTCCGCTTAGGTCGTACTGCTGACTCTGAGCGACTCAATGCGAAACTGAAGTCGCTGGGAAAATAA